The Salmo salar chromosome ssa06, Ssal_v3.1, whole genome shotgun sequence genome window below encodes:
- the LOC106607639 gene encoding zinc finger and BTB domain-containing protein 1: MARPSHSEHVLQQLNNQREWGFLCDCCIAIGDIYFRAHKAMLAACSSYFRMMFIRDQQGTASMDLSNMQISAEYFDLILQLMYLGRIVVGSYEFEELKASMAFLQMYYIPDSLEDLGDIRSTSNLTPSSSTSSFSSTTSSSSSSSAGPAIIGKMIFGVRMYEQQKPGTPETEPKSLPKVAITAVPVRPSIPVPVNRPALVVVDVAPPLVVVASPFLDSVAEQPCDLRKRPSARITTLKERPRFGRTYTCDDCGFVFSCEKLLIEHILTCTNRKAFQVPKTSAEADNDSRKAESSASEGMEEHRVVCKARGDWPDHKSDSDTAIRSVATGTENEPGSARNITIKVEPEENVVSEMMNGIKVVQVGDISARHSALNETMRDPIKFDQEPEAGVSVMNDSNKPFEGHMSSNEDSGIPAKMHKIKEEKKDGESLPCELCGELLTEEYQSAHYISSHMGHICACGRCGQVLIKGWQLQEHAERCGEPQSADTDSHGEEGDMPLPEDLQAMDDGLLEGGDLACPHCGLFFQSESLALEHALTCHEQELFRPVLLEDGGVEPDHRRKHFCAICGKGFYQRCHLREHYTVHTKEKQFSCQTCGKQFLRERQLRLHTDMHKGVARYVCPVCNQGTFLKHDHVRHMISHLSAGETICQVCFQIFPSGEHLEKHMDVHLYVCGVCREKFRLRKDMRSHYNSKHTKRLCPA; encoded by the coding sequence ATGGCGAGGCCGAGCCACAGCGAGCATGTCCTGCAGCAGCTCAACAACCAGCGGGAGTGGGGCTTCCTGTGTGACTGCTGCATCGCCATCGGCGACATCTACTTCCGGGCCCACAAGGCCATGCTGGCTGCCTGCAGCTCCTACTTCCGCATGATGTTCATCCGAGACCAACAGGGGACGGCGAGCATGGACCTCAGCAACATGCAGATTAGCGCAGAGTACTTCGACCTAATCCTGCAGCTCATGTACTTGGGCCGCATCGTGGTGGGCAGCTACGAGTTTGAGGAGCTCAAGGCCTCAATGGCCTTCCTGCAGATGTACTACATCCCCGACTCCCTGGAGGACCTCGGGGACATCAGAAGCACCTCAAACCTCACACcgtcctcctctacctcttcctttTCCTCCACCACCTCGTCCAGCTCCTCTTCCTCCGCTGGCCCGGCAATTATCGGCAAAATGATTTTTGGAGTCCGCATGTATGAGCAGCAGAAGCCAGGTACCCCAGAGACCGAGCCCAAAAGTTTGCCCAAAGTTGCAATTACTGCTGTGCCTGTGCGACCAAGCATTCCTGTCCCAGTCAACAGGCCTGCACTCGTGGTGGTGGATGTGGCACCCCCTTTGGTAGTAGTAGCATCACCGTTTCTAGACAGCGTAGCTGAGCAACCTTGTGACCTACGCAAGAGGCCCAGCGCCCGGATCACCACCTTAAAAGAGCGCCCCCGCTTCGGACGCACATACACCTGCGACGACTGCGGCTTTGTTTTCAGCTGCGAGAAGTTGCTGATTGAGCATATCCTCACCTGCACCAACCGTAAGGCCTTCCAGGTCCCCAAGACCAGCGCAGAGGCAGACAATGATTCCAGAAAGGCGGAGAGCTCGGCCTCTGAGGGGATGGAGGAGCACAGGGTGGTCTGCAAGGCTAGAGGAGATTGGCCGGACCACAAGTCTGACTCCGACACAGCGATCAGGTCTGTGGCAACTGGTACGGAAAATGAGCCTGGGTCTGCCAGAAATATCACCATCAAGGTGGAGCCGGAAGAAAACGTAGTGTCCGAGATGATGAATGGCATTAAAGTGGTCCAGGTGGGAGATATCAGTGCGAGGCACAGTGCACTCAATGAGACTATGAGGGACCCGATTAAATTTGACCAGGAGCCCGAGGCTGGTGTTTCCGTCATGAACGACAGCAACAAGCCATTTGAAGGGCACATGTCCAGCAATGAGGATTCTGGCATACCTGCTAAGATGCACAAGATtaaagaggagaagaaggatGGGGAAAGTTTGCCATGTGAGCTGTGCGGAGAACTTCTCACGGAAGAGTACCAGTCAGCCCACTACATCTCCAGCCACATGGGCCACATCTGCGCCTGTGGGAGGTGTGGCCAGGTCCTAATCAAGGGGTGGCAACTGCAGGAGCATGCTGAGCGCTGTGGCGAACCTCAGAGTGCGGACACTGACTCTCATGGGGAGGAAGGCGACATGCCCCTGCCAGAGGACCTGCAGGCCATGGACGATGGGCTGTTGGAGGGGGGTGACCTGGCCTGCCCCCACTGTGGCCTGTTTTTCCAGAGTGAGAGCCTGGCCTTGGAACACGCTCTGACCTGCCACGAGCAGGAGCTGTTCCGCCCTGTCCTGCTGGAGGATGGCGGTGTCGAGCCTGACCACCGGCGCAAGCATTTCTGTGCCATCTGTGGCAAGGGCTTCTACCAGCGCTGCCACTTGCGGGAGCACTACACCGTCCACACCAAGGAGAAGCAGTTCAGCTGTCAGACGTGCGGCAAGCAATTCCTGCGGGAGCGGCAGCTCCGGCTGCACACCGACATGCACAAGGGCGTGGCGCGCTACGTCTGCCCCGTGTGCAACCAGGGCACCTTCCTCAAACACGACCATGTGCGCCACATGATCTCGCACCTGTCGGCCGGGGAGACCATCTGCCAGGTGTGCTTTCAAATCTTCCCCAGCGGCGAGCACCTGGAGAAACACATGGATGTGCACCTATACGTCTGTGGCGTCTGCAGGGAGAAGTTTCGCCTTCGCAAGGACATGCGGAGCCACTACaactccaaacacaccaaaagaCTGTGTCCTGCCTGA